In Salinibacterium sp. dk2585, a single window of DNA contains:
- a CDS encoding glycosyltransferase — MRVLHVTEALGGGLQSAIVNYARVTPDLEHRVFSRAREGQSTHGWPEGVQATTYSGRLPGFYRAVNKAVRRIQPDVVHLHSSFAGVARGFLPPGTRIVYSPHCFAFERTDVPSAVRWAFGALEYALARRPQTTLSVSPHEALLSRSLSRGNPVVVAPNPSPLAPADEARPSPTGNDLSVTMVGRLGAQKAPDIFAEVAHLCQDDGIRFTWIGDGPAGVPEMLRASGAAVTGWRPPEEVRELLTRSNLYLHTASWEGGPVSAIEAATLGVPVISRTIPSMRSLGYATAGGSAPELAGAVRRFARDLEYRRHVEARTAAVRRRCSTQRLEEGLRRAYAIAAAR; from the coding sequence ATGCGGGTACTCCACGTGACTGAGGCGCTCGGCGGTGGCCTGCAGAGCGCGATCGTCAACTATGCGCGAGTGACGCCGGACCTTGAGCACCGCGTGTTCTCCCGGGCGCGCGAGGGCCAGTCGACCCACGGGTGGCCCGAGGGAGTGCAGGCGACGACCTACTCGGGCAGGCTGCCGGGCTTCTACCGCGCCGTCAACAAGGCGGTCCGACGCATCCAGCCCGATGTCGTGCACCTGCATTCCTCCTTCGCAGGTGTGGCTCGGGGCTTTCTCCCTCCCGGCACGCGAATCGTCTATTCGCCCCACTGCTTCGCCTTCGAGCGCACCGACGTGCCTTCCGCCGTCCGTTGGGCATTCGGTGCGCTCGAGTATGCGCTCGCCCGTCGGCCGCAGACGACCCTCAGCGTGAGCCCCCACGAAGCCCTGCTGAGTCGCTCGCTCAGCAGGGGGAATCCGGTTGTCGTCGCCCCCAACCCCTCGCCGCTCGCGCCCGCGGACGAGGCGCGTCCGTCTCCCACTGGCAACGACCTCTCCGTGACCATGGTGGGGCGGCTGGGCGCCCAGAAGGCCCCCGATATCTTCGCGGAGGTGGCCCACCTCTGCCAGGACGACGGCATCCGCTTCACCTGGATCGGCGACGGCCCCGCGGGCGTGCCCGAGATGCTGCGCGCCTCAGGCGCGGCCGTCACGGGGTGGCGGCCGCCGGAGGAGGTGCGGGAGTTGCTCACGCGCTCGAACCTCTACCTGCACACGGCGTCGTGGGAGGGAGGGCCAGTCTCCGCCATCGAGGCGGCGACCCTCGGCGTTCCCGTGATCAGCCGCACGATCCCGAGCATGCGCTCGCTCGGCTACGCGACGGCGGGTGGCAGTGCCCCCGAGCTCGCGGGGGCGGTGCGGCGTTTCGCGCGCGACCTTGAGTATCGGCGCCATGTTGAGGCGCGCACGGCTGCCGTGCGCCGTCGTTGCAGCACCCAGCGACTCGAAGAGGGACTGCGTCGGGCCTACGCGATCGCGGCAGCTCGCTGA